The Vicia villosa cultivar HV-30 ecotype Madison, WI linkage group LG1, Vvil1.0, whole genome shotgun sequence genome includes a region encoding these proteins:
- the LOC131644856 gene encoding ATP-dependent RNA helicase HAS1-like isoform X2, with protein MASAQVLPNNSASSRKQEHLEADKRRIQSGSIPPLLSGKDVLGAARTGSGKTLAFLIPAVELLYKLKFNPRSGAGVVVICPTRELAIQCLIVDEADRLLEANFEDELKQIIKLLPKVDMIVVTDGSRILGLGDLGVQVIGIAIGKLDLYVAAAGMNPQRGAFIDLWKYC; from the exons ATGGCGTCGGCTCAGGTGCTACCGAACAACTCTGCTTCGTCTCGGAAGCAAGAGCATTTGGAAGCTGACAAGCGTCGG ATTCAATCAGGATCGATTCCGCCTCTTTTGAGTGGAAAAGATGTTCTTGGTGCTGCAAGGACTGGTTCTGGTAAAACCCTTGCTTTTTTAATTCCTGCTGTAGAGCTTTTGTATAAACTTAAGTTTAATCCTCGAAGTGGAGCTGGTGTTGTTGTCATATGTCCCACTAGAGAGCTTGCTATTCAG TGCCTCATTGTTGATGAAGCTGACAGGCTATTGGAAGCAAACTTTGAGGATGAATTGAAGCAGATTATCAAGCTCCTCCCAAAG GTCGATATGATTGTAGTTACCGATGGGAGCAGAATTCTGGGACTTGGAGATCTTGGTGTTCAAGTAATTGGCATTGCAATTGGGAAGCTTGATctatatgttgctgctgctggcaTGAATCCTCAAAGG GGTGCTTTTATAGATCTCTGGAAATATTGTTAA
- the LOC131622301 gene encoding precursor of CEP14-like, with protein sequence MAPLYTTQIVLLLIIFASLCSSLEGRKLLIGSEKQNNKKVNTPSSTDSLFLASLPKGTVPYSAPSKRGNSVEVDEKLVARHLISIEHEVRILLRSVPSPGAGH encoded by the coding sequence ATGGCTCCCCTTTACACTACACAAATTGTTCTATTACTGATTATCTTTGCTTCTCTTTGTTCATCTCTAGAAGGAAGAAAACTTCTTATTGgttcagaaaaacaaaacaacaagaaAGTTAACACCCCATCTTCAACAGACAGTTTGTTTCTCGCTTCACTTCCTAAGGGTACTGTCCCTTATTCAGCACCAAGCAAGAGAGGGAACTCTGTTGAAGTTGATGAGAAGCTCGTTGCACGTCACCTCATTAGTATTGAACATGAAGTAAGGATTCTTCTGCGATCTGTTCCTAGTCCTGGTGCTGGCCATTGA
- the LOC131644856 gene encoding ATP-dependent RNA helicase HAS1-like isoform X1: MASAQVLPNNSASSRKQEHLEADKRRIQSGSIPPLLSGKDVLGAARTGSGKTLAFLIPAVELLYKLKFNPRSGAGVVVICPTRELAIQCLIVDEADRLLEANFEDELKQIIKLLPKVDMIVVTDGSRILGLGDLGVQVIGIAIGKLDLYVAAAGMNPQREFDPIICMEGGEWILNSVPYCFKTCLNLFSFSNFDRDEAEIQFLKFILENAPILKNTHIYGSDSLLADLKKKTDVCNRMESMTCQSSCPCS, from the exons ATGGCGTCGGCTCAGGTGCTACCGAACAACTCTGCTTCGTCTCGGAAGCAAGAGCATTTGGAAGCTGACAAGCGTCGG ATTCAATCAGGATCGATTCCGCCTCTTTTGAGTGGAAAAGATGTTCTTGGTGCTGCAAGGACTGGTTCTGGTAAAACCCTTGCTTTTTTAATTCCTGCTGTAGAGCTTTTGTATAAACTTAAGTTTAATCCTCGAAGTGGAGCTGGTGTTGTTGTCATATGTCCCACTAGAGAGCTTGCTATTCAG TGCCTCATTGTTGATGAAGCTGACAGGCTATTGGAAGCAAACTTTGAGGATGAATTGAAGCAGATTATCAAGCTCCTCCCAAAG GTCGATATGATTGTAGTTACCGATGGGAGCAGAATTCTGGGACTTGGAGATCTTGGTGTTCAAGTAATTGGCATTGCAATTGGGAAGCTTGATctatatgttgctgctgctggcaTGAATCCTCAAAGG GAATTTGATCCAATCATTTGCATGGAAGGTGGAGAGTGGATATTGAATTCAGTGCCTTATTGTTTCAAAACTTGTCtcaatttattttccttttctaaTTTTGATAGAGATGAAGCTGAAATTCAATTCCTGAAGTTTATATTAGAAAATGCCCCAATTTTAAAAAACACTCATATATATGGTTCTGACAGTCTATTAGCtgatttgaagaagaagactGATGTTTGCAACAGAATGGAGTCTATGACTTGCCAAAGCTCATGTCCTTGCTCATGA
- the LOC131644857 gene encoding protein NLP1-like: protein MIAMQQTASTQQQHYMANNIPIGMGEGDHVNHHQVDQESGFVVGKRWWIGPRASQGPSTLMKERLVVAVGYLKEYTKNSFNNILIHIWVPVLRRRSAIQYLQQDSSSSVPISVNPNMNVHVRFFRSHEYPRHQQQKQQYGSLLAFPVFERGSGTCLGVIEFVIANQNLINYRPQLDHLSNAPEAVDFRSSHNMNIPPAVKVRMHSIIHQINTRFNS, encoded by the exons ATGATAGCTATGCAGCAAACTGCGTCGACGCAGCAACAACACTACATGGCCAATAATATTCCCATTGGAATGGGAGAAGGTGACCATGTTAATCATCATCAAGTTGATCAGGAAAGTGGTTTTGTTGTTGGGAAGAGATGGTGGATCGGGCCGAGGGCGAGTCAAGGTCCATCGACTTTGATGAAAGAGAGATTAGTAGTTGCTGTTGGTTACTTAAAAGAGTACACAAAGAACTCTTTCAACAACATACTTATTCACATATGGGTGCCTGTTCTAAGGAGGAGATCAGCAATTCAATATCTGCAGCAGGATTCCAGTTCATCTGTTCCGATTTCTGTGAATCCAAACATGAATGTTCATGTTCGATTCTTTAGAAGCCACGAGTATCCGCGACATCAGCAACAGAAGCAACAATATGGTTCTCTTTTAGCATTTCCTGTGTTCGAAAGAGGAAGTGGAACATGTCTAGGTGTCATTGAGTTTGTTATCGCCAATCAAAACCTCATCAATTATCGTCCACAACTCGATCATCTCTCCAATGCTCCCGAG GCTGTTGATTTTAGAAGTAGCCACAACATGAATATTCCACCAGCAGTAAAGGTAAGGATGCATTCCATCATTCATCAAATCAATACTAGATTCAATTCTTGA
- the LOC131594488 gene encoding uncharacterized protein LOC131594488, translating to MEAWDMVVKQMRRKLALWKGRNLSIGKRVTLVNSILCNMPIYSFSFYRTQVKVIQTIRRIQRQFIWQGSEEKVGINWVSWKAMSKEKCQGGLRLKDMGAFNEALLGKWKWRVLNDDEALWSNLLRVRYGNLQLSWLRKKDMRLRNKESLWCRDLGMVGKRRGSKQDAFNDQISFKIGDGKNTSFCKARWLGNGTLANQYHTLFNNEGIEDSLIAEYGWWEGGTWH from the coding sequence ATGGAGGCATGGGATATGGTGGTCAAACAGATGCGAAGAAAATTGGCTCTATGGAAAGGAAGAAATTTGTCAATAGGAAAGAGAGTCACTTTGGTAAACTCAATTCTATGCAACATGCCGATTTATAGCTTCTCCTTCTATAGAACGCAAGTCAAAGTGATCCAAACCATAAGAAGAATACAGAGACAGTTTATTTGGCAAGGAAGCGAGGAGAAGGTAGGTATAAATTGGGTTAGCTGGAAAGCTATGAGCAAGGAGAAATGTCAAGGAGGATTGAGGCTGAAAGATATGGGAGCTTTCAATGAAGCTTTACTTGGCAAATGGAAATGGAGAGTATTAAATGATGATGAAGCACTATGGTCGAATCTCCTAAGGGTGAGGTATGGGAATCTGCAACTGAGCTGGTTGAGAAAGAAGGATATGAGGTTAAGAAACAAGGAATCCTTGTGGTGCAGGGATTTGGGGATGGTGGGCAAAAGGAGAGGCTCTAAGCAGGATGCCTTTAACGATCAGATTAGCTTTAAGATAGGAGATGGTAAGAACACTTCCTTCTGTAAAGCTAGGTGGCTGGGAAATGGAACCTTAGCCAATCAATACCATACATTGTTCAATAATGAAGGAATAGAGGACAGTTTGATTGCAGAATATGGATGGTGGGAGGGAGGAACTTGGCATTGA